The Oryzias latipes chromosome 1, ASM223467v1 genome contains a region encoding:
- the LOC101162573 gene encoding zinc finger protein 638 isoform X4 — MQKTSKKRRVSLANGNLSKAAHRATLSIANRTRGAHLIFGPAAAVTALRIAQVETQTLIALQQLALLASILSGNHCCNNELSRVVFTHLALLGLLNRQQVATVGLNPTTNCKAFTVSQRNLFATMYHQRPQQPGSQRFPNAPRPPLLPTPPNQHSNCSNVQGMTFPFPRPTQLPEELESALSIRGTRDMDHRQMDRGNQPSHSSGPVVGQHGGFGSKPLLLSAENPTGHQQGINWSNYPPPKKLFASPPPNVNLQGTQQQTQNRQPHGGGSDPQNVYTPESAGSILASFGLSNEDLEVLSHYPDDQLTPDTLPFILRDIQINKSGQQKNVASTSSSSFSHNIHEMPKLATSSSHPPEVPSLLTVTQTAGKVIDYGHASRGKDEGTSRETFKREPLSSERTVKMYPTSSSSTVSKADKPERRQIRMERKEANKLEDRDYRRTSSEKRRSSRSPARQYPLSPKSRNLDRDYRQEVSKPRSTSEARSDSASRYSVASSLNSRPSSSKKLPTPTMISDFSAMPPKVYPHTCSLCHEQCDEEKDWVDHVNTVNHTSACRDLRNRYPDWKPNTPSRSGRYGSRALWDPKDGSPFHSRSRSPSPPASRRRLEAHSHGSRGRPYSSQHHPRPYHNSERSHRYDTPHHGSHSYSFVHRTSSSSYVHRTSSSSFRGYQHDRRSRAGGNSRGAVKRPHDEDSDGSHRNPPSSSSASSKHGSSKNVKDTAKPVTKTTKTAIKPPPAKKKKKGMTAATNDFVDRLVYLTGIPTDASEQEVTDMVGAFGKINNVILMPCSEEESEKAQGQKASVCMVKAEDARALASSSNLLIRNQEITASVAKKQEDEASSDSSSKLNPEVDPGTTGKNSTEGEADQKTVEQKCSVLLTGLPESGWSKNDILQLTQPFGIPSDIIVATNVGKALVFMEDMEVAEEMVKVHNFKTPKILDCEVKMRLVKQNISLSTPVALYNLFMAEGDPPEGQALVRWNSLLVIKNVPDSPSGTAEVLKLVRRFGTVIKTLVLDNTIICEMATVPMSVSVYRRFLMFPCMIQSNPLFFSRKPDPKTNTQAKVFSVCHDPAEDKPANGEDGQAAAAAALAAEGEATVHEETSEPPLEKMEEDEKMGSTETAEESVAENESKEENMETEELNAPESAATPASVAQADGVLATESKQTSAEKTEANEDAATPQADNDGPPNAEEAQTSGSHVRPDCQEPPMPELPKMTQAMVDVLLVECKTRHASRAGSAEVPPSGEQETAQVKTEQSKVQANKPTVEEEAKKQERERKEREVRKEKEREERKRRPLEKEWVKQKTMEQKPKEKRERKEEERREWERKERDRRDWKRAHNDSSSGWRSSHRSESIKQSSRRDDRRSAPAKTTKVVVVEEEEEEENFPFNLSDFVTVDEVGEVLDLPVPFPPAVPLETSQDATSTTVEQEPPEEKPKEAEERLVKSPETESEQAAVLSAQTSNGSVQTEVKANLDPEADASQDRSSEAETVEAKAPEGDAQPEPGTPSQPEPGTPSQPEPGTPSQPEPGTPSQPEPDASVPPPLDSAPEVELPPEASADSSSQSVNEDAVTAERKEENESAHPLESQAEKEVDVLDSKEEQECTSEEEKNGAEGQSESTEAVKPQNTDDHVTKETTTTAELPLPPYDPHQPVGMEYLIPKTGFFCKACSRFFTGDKAMEISHCKTRKHYESLQKFLQTKASSVKTD, encoded by the exons TGCAACGCTGTCCATCGCCAACCGCACCAGAGGAGCTCATTTGATATTTGGACCTGCGGCGGCAGTAACAGCCCTTCGTATTGCTCAGGTTGAGACTCAGACACTGATTGCCCTTCAGCAGCTTGCTTTACTGGCATCTATTCTCTCTGGCAATCATTGTTGCAACAACGAACTTTCAAGAGTTGTGTTTACCCACCTCGCCCTTCTTGGTCTTCTAAATAGACAGCAAGTGGCAACTGTGGGGTTAAACCCCACCACGAACTGTAAAGCTTTTACAGTTTCACAACGGAATCTATTTGCAACCATGTATCACCAGCGACCCCAGCAACCAGGATCACAACGCTTTCCTAATGCACCCAGGCCGCCTCTACTCCCGACTCCTCCAAATCAACATTcaaactgctcaaatgtgcaaGGAATGACTTTTCCGTTTCCTCGTCCCACCCAACTTCCTGAAGAGCTGGAGTCAGCCCTATCTATCCGGGGCACAAGGGACATGGACCACCGTCAAATGGATCGTGGGAATCAACCTAGCCACAGCTCAGGTCCTGTGGTTGGTCAACATGGAGGCTTTGGTTCAAAGCCTTTATTGCTTTCAGCAGAAAACCCGACTGGTCATCAACAGGGAATAAACTGGTCAAACTATCCAcctccaaaaaaactgtttgcaaGTCCCCCACCGAATGTCAACCTTCAAGGAACACAACAGCAGACTCAAAATCGTCAGCCTCATGGTGGTGGAAGCGATCCTCAAAATGTGTACACACCGGAAAGTGCTGGCAGCATCTTGGCCAGCTTTGGACTTTCAAACGAGGATTTAGAAGTGTTGAGCCACTACCCTGACGATCAATTAACCCCAGACACTTTGCCATTCATTCTAAGGGACATCCAGATTAACAAGTCGGGCCAGCAGAAAAATGTTGCTTCCACTTCCTCAAGTTCTTTTTCTCACAACATCCATGAAATGCCAAAACTTGCTACCAGCTCCTCTCATCCCCCGGAGGTACCGAGCCTACTTACTGTCACACAGACAGCAGGTAAAGTCATTGACTATGGTCATGCCAGTCGGGGAAAAGATGAGGGTACATCCAGAGAGACTTTCAAAAGGGAGCCGCTCTCAAGCGAAAGGACAGTTAAAATGTACCCAACATCGTCATCATCGACCGTTTCAAAAGCGGATAAACCCGAAAGAAGGCAAATTCGTATGGAACGCAAAGAAGCAAACAAGCTTGAAGACAGGGACTATCGCAGAACAAGCAGTGAGAAACGCCGGAGCAGTCGGTCACCTGCCCGTCAGTATCCTCTGTCACCCAAATCTCGTAATTTGGACAGAGACTACCGACAGGAAGTGTCAAAACCAAGATCCACGTCAGAAGCCAGGAGTGATTCTGCCTCAAGATATTCTGTGGCCTCGTCATTGAATTCACGACCGAGCAGTAGCAAGAAGTTGCCTACTCCAACCATGATTAGTGATTTTTCAGCCATGCCTCCAAAGGTGTATCCCCATACCTGCTCCCTGTGCCACGAACAGTGTGATGAAGAAAAG GACTGGGTTGACCATGTAAACACTGTCAACCACACTTCTGCCTGCAGAGACCTGCGCAACAG GTACCCAGACTGGAAGCCCAATACACCAAG TCGGAGTGGACGATACGGCAGTCGGGCTCTGTGGGACCCCAAGGATGGATCTCCGTTTCATTCCCGCTCTCGATCTCCAAGTCCTCCAGCAAGCAGACGTCGGCTGGAGGCCCATTCCCATGGATCACGTGGGAGGCCCTACTCCTCCCAGCACCACCCACGGCCTTATCATAACTCAG AACGCAGTCATCGGTATGACACCCCTCATCACGGCTCACACTCTTATTCCTTTGTGCACCGaacatcctcttcctcctatgTGCACCGGACATCCTCCTCTTCATTCAGAGGCTACCAGCATGATCGGAGGAGCAGAGCAG GGGGTAATTCTCGGGGTGCAGTGAAACGGCCACACGATGAAGACTCCGATGGCAGCCACCGAAatccaccctcctcctcctctgcgaGTTCCAAACACGGGTCCTCTAAAAACGTCAAGGATACGGCCAAACCTGTCACCAAAACAACCAAGACG GCTATTAAACCTCCAcctgccaaaaagaaaaagaaggggaTGACTGCAGCCACCAATGACTTTGTGGACCGCCTGGTTTACCTGACGGGCATCCCGACCGATGCCTCTGAGCAGGAGGTTACCGACATGGTTGGGGCTTTTGGCAAAATCAATAACGTGATCCTTATGCCATGCTCTGAGGAGGAGAGTGAGAAGGCCCAAGGACAGAAG gcgtcTGTATGTATGGTTAAGGCGGAGGACGCTCGAGCTTTGGCTTCCTCTTCAAATCTGCTCATCAGAAACCAGGAAATCACAGCTTCAGTGGCAAAG aAGCAAGAAGATGAAGCCTCATCTGATTCCAGCAG caAACTCAATCCTGAAGTGGACCCGGGCACAACCGGGAAAAACTCAA CAGAAGGAGAAGCTGACCAGAAGACGGTCGAGCAG AAGTGCAGTGTTTTACTAACGGGACTTCCTGAGAGCGGCTGGTCAAAGAACGACATCCTGCAGCTCACCCAGCCTTTCGGGATTCCCTCGGATATAATCGTGGCAACAAATGTCGGAAAG GCCCTGGTGTTCATGGAAGACATGGAGGTGGCAGAAGAAATGGTGAAAGTTCACAACTTCAAAACTCCAAAGATCCTTGACTGTGAAGTAAAAATGAGACTTGTCAAACAGAACATCAGCCTCAGCACCCCG GTGGCTCTTTACAACCTTTTCATGGCGGAAGGAGATCCACCA GAGGGTCAAGCTCTAGTCCGCTGGAACAGCCTGTTGGTGATCAAGAATGTTCCGGACTCGCCTTCCGGCACCGCTGAGGTCCTGAAACTGGTGCGACGCTTCGGCACAGTCATAAAGACTCTTGTCTTGGACAACACG ATCATCTGCGAGATGGCAACAGTTCCCATGTCCGTGTCTGTTTACAGGCGCTTCCTGATGTTTCCGTGCATGATCCAGAGCAACCCGCTCTTCTTCTCCCGCAAGCCCGACCCCAAAACCAACACGCAAGCCAaggttttttctgtttgccaCGATCCAGCCGAG GATAAACCTGCTAACGGTGAAGACggccaagcagcagcagcagcagcactagctgctgaaggagaagcaaCAGTTCATGAAGAGACTTCAGAACCCCCACTGGAGAAgatggaagaagatgaaaagaTGGGAAGCACAGAGACTGCAGAGGAATCCGTTGCAGAAAATGAGAGCAAAGAGGAGAATATGGAAACGGAAGAGCTTAATGCTCCTGAGTCTGCAGCCACGCCCGCTTCTGTAGCCCAAGCTGATGGGGTCTTAGCGACAGAGTCCAAGCAGACttcagctgagaaaacagaagccAACGAAGACGCCGCCACGCCTCAGGCGGACAATGACGGGCCTCCTAATGCGGAAGAGGCGCAGACATCTGGCAGTCACGTCAGACCAGATTGTCAGGAGCCCCCCATGCCTGAGCTTCCTAAA ATGACCCAAGCCATGGTGGACGTGCTGCTGGTGGAGTGCAAGACGAGACATGCCAGCCGGGCCGGCAGCGCCGAAGTGCCCCCCAGTGGAGAGCAGGAGACAGCCCAAGTAAAGACAGAACAGAGCAAAGTGCAGGCTAATAAACCCACCGTAGAAGAAGAGGCCAAGAAACAGGAAAGGGAGCGAAAAGAAAGGGAGGTTAGGAAGGAGAAAGAGAGggaagagaggaagaggaggcccCTGGAGAAGGAGTGGGTTAAGCAGAAGACGATGGAGCAGAAACCCAAGGAGAAGAgggagaggaaggaggaggaaagaAGGGAGTGGGAGAGAAAGGAAAGAGACAGGAGGGACTGGAAGAGAGCCCACAATGACAGTTCTTCAGGGTGGAGGTCCTCCCACAGGTCCGAATCTATCAAGCAGAGCTCCAGAAGAGACGATCGTCGCAGTGCACCGGCCAAAACCACAAAG gtggtggtggtggaggaggaggaggaggaagagaactTTCCATTTAACCTGAGTGACTTTGTGACTGTGGACGAAGTGGGAGAAGTCCTCGATCTTCCTGTCCCTTTTCCTCCTGCTGTTCCCCTGGAAACATCGCAGGATGCCACCTCCACAACTGTTGAACAGGAACCTCCAGAG gAGAAACCCAAAGAGGCTGAAGAGAGACTCGTGAAATCTCCTGAAACCGAGTCAGAACAAGCCGCCGTCCTGTCCGCTCAGacttcaaatggttcagttcagACTGAGGTGAAGGCCAATCTGGACCCCGAGGCTGACGCTTCACAGGACCGCTCGTCTGAGGCGGAAACGGTTGAAGCCAAAGCACCCGAGGGTGACGCCCAGCCGGAACCAGGTACGCCATCGCAGCCTGAACCGGGTACGCCATCGCAGCCTGAACCGGGTACGCCATCGCAGCCTGAACCGGGTACGCCATCGCAGCCTGAACCGG ACGCATCAGTTCCACCGCCTCTGGACTCCGCCCCAGAAGTTGAACTTCCTCCTGAAGCCTCAGCGGACTCTTCCTCACAAAGCGTAAATGAAGATGCAGTGACTGCAGAGAGGAAAGAAGAAAACGAGAGCGCCCATCCTCTTGAAAGTCAGGCCGAGAAAGAAGTTGATGTGTTGGACAGTaaggaggagcaggagtgcACGTCTGAAGAGGAGAAGAATGGAGCAGAAG GCCAGTCAGAGAGCACAGAAGCGGTGAAGCCCCAGAACACTGATGATCATGTCACTAAGGAGACCACAACAACAGCAGAGCTGCCCCTCCCTCCTTATGACCCCCACCAGCCTGTTG GGATGGAGTATTTGATCCCCAAGACGGGCTTCTTCTGTAAGGCGTGCTCTCGATTCTTCACCGGAGACAAGGCGATGGAGATCAGCCACTGCAAAACCCGCAAGCATTACGAGAGCCTGCAG aaaTTCCTGCAGACAAAAGCATCATCTGTAAAAACGGACTGA
- the LOC101162573 gene encoding zinc finger protein 638 isoform X6, translated as MYHQRPQQPGSQRFPNAPRPPLLPTPPNQHSNCSNVQGMTFPFPRPTQLPEELESALSIRGTRDMDHRQMDRGNQPSHSSGPVVGQHGGFGSKPLLLSAENPTGHQQGINWSNYPPPKKLFASPPPNVNLQGTQQQTQNRQPHGGGSDPQNVYTPESAGSILASFGLSNEDLEVLSHYPDDQLTPDTLPFILRDIQINKSGQQKNVASTSSSSFSHNIHEMPKLATSSSHPPEVPSLLTVTQTAGKVIDYGHASRGKDEGTSRETFKREPLSSERTVKMYPTSSSSTVSKADKPERRQIRMERKEANKLEDRDYRRTSSEKRRSSRSPARQYPLSPKSRNLDRDYRQEVSKPRSTSEARSDSASRYSVASSLNSRPSSSKKLPTPTMISDFSAMPPKVYPHTCSLCHEQCDEEKDWVDHVNTVNHTSACRDLRNRYPDWKPNTPSRSGRYGSRALWDPKDGSPFHSRSRSPSPPASRRRLEAHSHGSRGRPYSSQHHPRPYHNSERSHRYDTPHHGSHSYSFVHRTSSSSYVHRTSSSSFRGYQHDRRSRAGGNSRGAVKRPHDEDSDGSHRNPPSSSSASSKHGSSKNVKDTAKPVTKTTKTAIKPPPAKKKKKGMTAATNDFVDRLVYLTGIPTDASEQEVTDMVGAFGKINNVILMPCSEEESEKAQGQKASVCMVKAEDARALASSSNLLIRNQEITASVAKKQEDEASSDSSSKLNPEVDPGTTGKNSTEGEADQKTVEQKCSVLLTGLPESGWSKNDILQLTQPFGIPSDIIVATNVGKALVFMEDMEVAEEMVKVHNFKTPKILDCEVKMRLVKQNISLSTPVALYNLFMAEGDPPEGQALVRWNSLLVIKNVPDSPSGTAEVLKLVRRFGTVIKTLVLDNTIICEMATVPMSVSVYRRFLMFPCMIQSNPLFFSRKPDPKTNTQAKVFSVCHDPAEDKPANGEDGQAAAAAALAAEGEATVHEETSEPPLEKMEEDEKMGSTETAEESVAENESKEENMETEELNAPESAATPASVAQADGVLATESKQTSAEKTEANEDAATPQADNDGPPNAEEAQTSGSHVRPDCQEPPMPELPKMTQAMVDVLLVECKTRHASRAGSAEVPPSGEQETAQVKTEQSKVQANKPTVEEEAKKQERERKEREVRKEKEREERKRRPLEKEWVKQKTMEQKPKEKRERKEEERREWERKERDRRDWKRAHNDSSSGWRSSHRSESIKQSSRRDDRRSAPAKTTKVVVVEEEEEEENFPFNLSDFVTVDEVGEVLDLPVPFPPAVPLETSQDATSTTVEQEPPEEKPKEAEERLVKSPETESEQAAVLSAQTSNGSVQTEVKANLDPEADASQDRSSEAETVEAKAPEGDAQPEPGTPSQPEPGTPSQPEPGTPSQPEPGTPSQPEPDASVPPPLDSAPEVELPPEASADSSSQSVNEDAVTAERKEENESAHPLESQAEKEVDVLDSKEEQECTSEEEKNGAEGQSESTEAVKPQNTDDHVTKETTTTAELPLPPYDPHQPVGMEYLIPKTGFFCKACSRFFTGDKAMEISHCKTRKHYESLQKFLQTKASSVKTD; from the exons ATGTATCACCAGCGACCCCAGCAACCAGGATCACAACGCTTTCCTAATGCACCCAGGCCGCCTCTACTCCCGACTCCTCCAAATCAACATTcaaactgctcaaatgtgcaaGGAATGACTTTTCCGTTTCCTCGTCCCACCCAACTTCCTGAAGAGCTGGAGTCAGCCCTATCTATCCGGGGCACAAGGGACATGGACCACCGTCAAATGGATCGTGGGAATCAACCTAGCCACAGCTCAGGTCCTGTGGTTGGTCAACATGGAGGCTTTGGTTCAAAGCCTTTATTGCTTTCAGCAGAAAACCCGACTGGTCATCAACAGGGAATAAACTGGTCAAACTATCCAcctccaaaaaaactgtttgcaaGTCCCCCACCGAATGTCAACCTTCAAGGAACACAACAGCAGACTCAAAATCGTCAGCCTCATGGTGGTGGAAGCGATCCTCAAAATGTGTACACACCGGAAAGTGCTGGCAGCATCTTGGCCAGCTTTGGACTTTCAAACGAGGATTTAGAAGTGTTGAGCCACTACCCTGACGATCAATTAACCCCAGACACTTTGCCATTCATTCTAAGGGACATCCAGATTAACAAGTCGGGCCAGCAGAAAAATGTTGCTTCCACTTCCTCAAGTTCTTTTTCTCACAACATCCATGAAATGCCAAAACTTGCTACCAGCTCCTCTCATCCCCCGGAGGTACCGAGCCTACTTACTGTCACACAGACAGCAGGTAAAGTCATTGACTATGGTCATGCCAGTCGGGGAAAAGATGAGGGTACATCCAGAGAGACTTTCAAAAGGGAGCCGCTCTCAAGCGAAAGGACAGTTAAAATGTACCCAACATCGTCATCATCGACCGTTTCAAAAGCGGATAAACCCGAAAGAAGGCAAATTCGTATGGAACGCAAAGAAGCAAACAAGCTTGAAGACAGGGACTATCGCAGAACAAGCAGTGAGAAACGCCGGAGCAGTCGGTCACCTGCCCGTCAGTATCCTCTGTCACCCAAATCTCGTAATTTGGACAGAGACTACCGACAGGAAGTGTCAAAACCAAGATCCACGTCAGAAGCCAGGAGTGATTCTGCCTCAAGATATTCTGTGGCCTCGTCATTGAATTCACGACCGAGCAGTAGCAAGAAGTTGCCTACTCCAACCATGATTAGTGATTTTTCAGCCATGCCTCCAAAGGTGTATCCCCATACCTGCTCCCTGTGCCACGAACAGTGTGATGAAGAAAAG GACTGGGTTGACCATGTAAACACTGTCAACCACACTTCTGCCTGCAGAGACCTGCGCAACAG GTACCCAGACTGGAAGCCCAATACACCAAG TCGGAGTGGACGATACGGCAGTCGGGCTCTGTGGGACCCCAAGGATGGATCTCCGTTTCATTCCCGCTCTCGATCTCCAAGTCCTCCAGCAAGCAGACGTCGGCTGGAGGCCCATTCCCATGGATCACGTGGGAGGCCCTACTCCTCCCAGCACCACCCACGGCCTTATCATAACTCAG AACGCAGTCATCGGTATGACACCCCTCATCACGGCTCACACTCTTATTCCTTTGTGCACCGaacatcctcttcctcctatgTGCACCGGACATCCTCCTCTTCATTCAGAGGCTACCAGCATGATCGGAGGAGCAGAGCAG GGGGTAATTCTCGGGGTGCAGTGAAACGGCCACACGATGAAGACTCCGATGGCAGCCACCGAAatccaccctcctcctcctctgcgaGTTCCAAACACGGGTCCTCTAAAAACGTCAAGGATACGGCCAAACCTGTCACCAAAACAACCAAGACG GCTATTAAACCTCCAcctgccaaaaagaaaaagaaggggaTGACTGCAGCCACCAATGACTTTGTGGACCGCCTGGTTTACCTGACGGGCATCCCGACCGATGCCTCTGAGCAGGAGGTTACCGACATGGTTGGGGCTTTTGGCAAAATCAATAACGTGATCCTTATGCCATGCTCTGAGGAGGAGAGTGAGAAGGCCCAAGGACAGAAG gcgtcTGTATGTATGGTTAAGGCGGAGGACGCTCGAGCTTTGGCTTCCTCTTCAAATCTGCTCATCAGAAACCAGGAAATCACAGCTTCAGTGGCAAAG aAGCAAGAAGATGAAGCCTCATCTGATTCCAGCAG caAACTCAATCCTGAAGTGGACCCGGGCACAACCGGGAAAAACTCAA CAGAAGGAGAAGCTGACCAGAAGACGGTCGAGCAG AAGTGCAGTGTTTTACTAACGGGACTTCCTGAGAGCGGCTGGTCAAAGAACGACATCCTGCAGCTCACCCAGCCTTTCGGGATTCCCTCGGATATAATCGTGGCAACAAATGTCGGAAAG GCCCTGGTGTTCATGGAAGACATGGAGGTGGCAGAAGAAATGGTGAAAGTTCACAACTTCAAAACTCCAAAGATCCTTGACTGTGAAGTAAAAATGAGACTTGTCAAACAGAACATCAGCCTCAGCACCCCG GTGGCTCTTTACAACCTTTTCATGGCGGAAGGAGATCCACCA GAGGGTCAAGCTCTAGTCCGCTGGAACAGCCTGTTGGTGATCAAGAATGTTCCGGACTCGCCTTCCGGCACCGCTGAGGTCCTGAAACTGGTGCGACGCTTCGGCACAGTCATAAAGACTCTTGTCTTGGACAACACG ATCATCTGCGAGATGGCAACAGTTCCCATGTCCGTGTCTGTTTACAGGCGCTTCCTGATGTTTCCGTGCATGATCCAGAGCAACCCGCTCTTCTTCTCCCGCAAGCCCGACCCCAAAACCAACACGCAAGCCAaggttttttctgtttgccaCGATCCAGCCGAG GATAAACCTGCTAACGGTGAAGACggccaagcagcagcagcagcagcactagctgctgaaggagaagcaaCAGTTCATGAAGAGACTTCAGAACCCCCACTGGAGAAgatggaagaagatgaaaagaTGGGAAGCACAGAGACTGCAGAGGAATCCGTTGCAGAAAATGAGAGCAAAGAGGAGAATATGGAAACGGAAGAGCTTAATGCTCCTGAGTCTGCAGCCACGCCCGCTTCTGTAGCCCAAGCTGATGGGGTCTTAGCGACAGAGTCCAAGCAGACttcagctgagaaaacagaagccAACGAAGACGCCGCCACGCCTCAGGCGGACAATGACGGGCCTCCTAATGCGGAAGAGGCGCAGACATCTGGCAGTCACGTCAGACCAGATTGTCAGGAGCCCCCCATGCCTGAGCTTCCTAAA ATGACCCAAGCCATGGTGGACGTGCTGCTGGTGGAGTGCAAGACGAGACATGCCAGCCGGGCCGGCAGCGCCGAAGTGCCCCCCAGTGGAGAGCAGGAGACAGCCCAAGTAAAGACAGAACAGAGCAAAGTGCAGGCTAATAAACCCACCGTAGAAGAAGAGGCCAAGAAACAGGAAAGGGAGCGAAAAGAAAGGGAGGTTAGGAAGGAGAAAGAGAGggaagagaggaagaggaggcccCTGGAGAAGGAGTGGGTTAAGCAGAAGACGATGGAGCAGAAACCCAAGGAGAAGAgggagaggaaggaggaggaaagaAGGGAGTGGGAGAGAAAGGAAAGAGACAGGAGGGACTGGAAGAGAGCCCACAATGACAGTTCTTCAGGGTGGAGGTCCTCCCACAGGTCCGAATCTATCAAGCAGAGCTCCAGAAGAGACGATCGTCGCAGTGCACCGGCCAAAACCACAAAG gtggtggtggtggaggaggaggaggaggaagagaactTTCCATTTAACCTGAGTGACTTTGTGACTGTGGACGAAGTGGGAGAAGTCCTCGATCTTCCTGTCCCTTTTCCTCCTGCTGTTCCCCTGGAAACATCGCAGGATGCCACCTCCACAACTGTTGAACAGGAACCTCCAGAG gAGAAACCCAAAGAGGCTGAAGAGAGACTCGTGAAATCTCCTGAAACCGAGTCAGAACAAGCCGCCGTCCTGTCCGCTCAGacttcaaatggttcagttcagACTGAGGTGAAGGCCAATCTGGACCCCGAGGCTGACGCTTCACAGGACCGCTCGTCTGAGGCGGAAACGGTTGAAGCCAAAGCACCCGAGGGTGACGCCCAGCCGGAACCAGGTACGCCATCGCAGCCTGAACCGGGTACGCCATCGCAGCCTGAACCGGGTACGCCATCGCAGCCTGAACCGGGTACGCCATCGCAGCCTGAACCGG ACGCATCAGTTCCACCGCCTCTGGACTCCGCCCCAGAAGTTGAACTTCCTCCTGAAGCCTCAGCGGACTCTTCCTCACAAAGCGTAAATGAAGATGCAGTGACTGCAGAGAGGAAAGAAGAAAACGAGAGCGCCCATCCTCTTGAAAGTCAGGCCGAGAAAGAAGTTGATGTGTTGGACAGTaaggaggagcaggagtgcACGTCTGAAGAGGAGAAGAATGGAGCAGAAG GCCAGTCAGAGAGCACAGAAGCGGTGAAGCCCCAGAACACTGATGATCATGTCACTAAGGAGACCACAACAACAGCAGAGCTGCCCCTCCCTCCTTATGACCCCCACCAGCCTGTTG GGATGGAGTATTTGATCCCCAAGACGGGCTTCTTCTGTAAGGCGTGCTCTCGATTCTTCACCGGAGACAAGGCGATGGAGATCAGCCACTGCAAAACCCGCAAGCATTACGAGAGCCTGCAG aaaTTCCTGCAGACAAAAGCATCATCTGTAAAAACGGACTGA